A window of Aurantibacillus circumpalustris genomic DNA:
GGTTAGGAATTGAATGTAAAAATGGTTTAATGCAACGCCCTGAAAGAATTATCACGATTGGAGTAATGGCACTCGCCTGTGGCATTAGCGCTTCATTTATTGGCGGTGATTTTAAATACTATATATCCGGAATAGAGGTTTTTGAAACCATTTCTATTTTCACCATACCACTTACGATTGTTGCCGTACTTTCAAACATAACAGCATTAAGACGTTTATCAGATTGTAAAAAAGCTTTGGAAAATAAAACATGAAAAAAACAATTACCTACCTAATCTTACTAATTACTGTTGTTGCTGGCACATCCTTTGTCCCTAGTTATAACGAGCCTAAAACAGAAACCTCAAATAAAAATCCAATCGATACTTTTCCAGTACCTGTTGGATTTAAAAAAATGATTTTTTATGTGCAACGAACACTCAATACAAATACCATTATTTACGAATTAAACTATGATGCCGATAGCACGCTCAATAAAACAGAGCCTGTAAACTGTCATTGGATTAGGTACGATGAAAAGGGTGAGGTAACAGAACTATCCTACTTTCAGAAAAAATACGCTTATGGCCTGAATGCAGTATTAATTGATGCCACTAAATTGATTTACAAATTAAATTTTGTGTCTTACAAAAAACGCGACATTTTTTTATCAAAGGCCGCTACTGGTCATTCTTATAAAGCGTACATGGTTATAAATGGCAAATTATCCTATATCGAAAAAATATTTGTTCAAATAGACGGCGGTACTTTTTGGTTACCGCATATTTCCTTTGTTGAAATAAAGGGTTATGACATTGCAACCGGAAAGCCAGTTTTGGAAAGAATTATTCCTTAGATTCTATGATTAAGACTTATTTCGATTACATTAAAAAAAATACGTCTTATAAAAACGCATTACTGACAAGTTTTGTTACAATC
This region includes:
- a CDS encoding DUF4833 domain-containing protein — translated: MKKTITYLILLITVVAGTSFVPSYNEPKTETSNKNPIDTFPVPVGFKKMIFYVQRTLNTNTIIYELNYDADSTLNKTEPVNCHWIRYDEKGEVTELSYFQKKYAYGLNAVLIDATKLIYKLNFVSYKKRDIFLSKAATGHSYKAYMVINGKLSYIEKIFVQIDGGTFWLPHISFVEIKGYDIATGKPVLERIIP